Proteins from a genomic interval of Balaenoptera musculus isolate JJ_BM4_2016_0621 chromosome 16, mBalMus1.pri.v3, whole genome shotgun sequence:
- the CHCHD1 gene encoding coiled-coil-helix-coiled-coil-helix domain-containing protein 1, whose amino-acid sequence MATPSLRGRLARFGNPRKPILKPNKPLILANHVGERRREKGEATCITEMSVMMACWKQNEFRDEACKKEIQDFFDCASRAEAARKVRSIQEDLGELGSLPPKKLNKLLCRFPNKPHVS is encoded by the exons ATGGCGACGCCCAGTCTCCGGGGTCGGTTAGCACGGTTTGGAAACCCGCGGAAGCCCATACTGAAGCCCAATAAGCCCCTCATCCTAGCTAACCATGTCGGGGAACGGCGCCGGGAGAAGGGCG AGGCGACTTGTATCACGGAGATGTCAGTAATGATGGCTTGCTGGAAGCAGAATGAATTCCGCGACGAAGCTTGCAAAAAAGAGATCCAGGACTTCTTCGATTGTGCTTCGAGGGCTGAG GCAGCCCGAAAAGTGAGATCAATCCAGGAGGACCTGGGAGAGTTGGGGAGTTTGCCCCCCAAGAAATTGAATAAGTTGTTATGTAGGTTTCCTAACAAACCTCATGTCAGCTGA
- the FUT11 gene encoding alpha-(1,3)-fucosyltransferase 11, which produces MGAGRTGAVLAALGVLSVCAASGSRPVAEGETGGEVEWAEPWDGAVFRPPSALGAVGVARGPGTPRPGRGEAVDLPVLLWWSPGLFPHFPGDSERIECARGACVASRDRRVRGDSRTRALLFYGTDFRASEAPLPRLAHQSWALLHEESPLNNFLLSHSPGIRLFNLTATFSRHSDYPLPLQWLPGTAYLRRAAPPLPERADWRRRGYAPLLYLQSHCDVPADRDRYVRELMRYIPVDSYGKCLKNRELPTPRLQDTATATTEDPELLAFLSRYKFHLALENAICDDYMTEKLWRPMHLGAVPVYRGSPSVRDWVPNNHSIILIDDFESPQKLAEFIDFLDKNDEEYMKYLAYKQPGGITNQFLLDSLKQREWGVNDPLLPNYLSGFECFVCDHELARLDAEKAHAASPGDIPVPEPHIAQPSHMDCPVPTPGFGSVEEIPENDSWKEMWLQDYWQGLDQGEALTAMIHNNETLQRKFWDYLTEIFMKRNQNL; this is translated from the exons CTCCGCGCTGGGCGCAGTGGGGGTGGCGCGCGGTCCGGGGACCCCGCggccggggaggggggaggcggtGGACCTGCCGGTGCTGCTATGGTGGAGCCCAGGGCTGTTTCCTCACTTCCCGGGCGACTCGGAGCGCATCGAGTGCGCGCGCGGCGCGTGCGTGGCGTCCCGGGACCGACGGGTGCGGGGAGACTCGCGGACGCGCGCGCTACTCTTCTACGGCACCGACTTCCGCGCGTCCGAAGCGCCGCTGCCGCGCTTGGCGCACCAGAGCTGGGCGCTCCTGCACGAGGAGTCGCCCCTCAACAACTTCTTGCTGAGCCACAGTCCGGGCATCCGCCTCTTCAATCTTACCGCCACCTTCAGCCGTCACTCGGACTACCCGCTGCCGCTGCAGTGGCTGCCCGGGACCGCGTATCTGCGCCGCGCGGCGCCTCCGCTCCCGGAACGCGCGGACTGGCGCCGCCGGGGCTACGCGCCGCTGCTCTATCTGCAGTCCCACTGCGACGTGCCTGCGGACCGGGACCGCTACGTGCGCGAGCTCATGCGCTACATCCCG GTGGACTCATATGGGAAATGCTTGAAGAATCGGGAGCTGCCCACGCCGCGGCTACAGGACACAGCCACAGCCACCACTGAGGATCCAGAACTCTTGGCCTTCTTGTCCCGCTATAAGTTTCATTTGGCCCTCGAAAATGCCATCTGTGACGACTACATGACGGAAAAACTGTGGCGCCCCATGCACCTCGGTGCTGTGCCTGTGTATCGCGGCTCTCCCTCTGTGAGGGACTGGGTGCCCAACAATCACTCCATCATCCTCATTGACGACTTTGAGTCGCCGCAGAAGCTGGCAGAGTTTATTGACTTTCTGGACAAAAATGATGAGGAATATATGAAATACCTGGCATACAAGCAACCTGGGGGCATCACCAACCAGTTCCTTCTGGATAGTCTGAAGCAGCGGGAGTGGGGAGTGAATGATCCTTTACTGCCTAACTACCTTAGTGGCTTCGAGTGTTTCGTCTGTGACCACGAACTGGCTCGGCTGGATGCCGAGAAGGCCCATGCAGCCTCTCCTGGGGACATCCCTGTCCCTGAGCCTCATATTGCCCAGCCCTCACACATGGACTGCCCAGTGCCCACACCTGGCTTTGGCAGTGTGGAAGAGATTCCTGAGAATGACAG CTGGAAGGAGATGTGGCTGCAAGATTATTGGCAAGGCCTGGACCAGGGGGAAGCTCTCACTGCCATGATCCACAACAATGAAACACTGCAGAGGAAATTTTGGGATTACCTAACTGAGATCTTCATGAAAAGGAACCAAAATCTCTAA